From one Catellatospora sp. IY07-71 genomic stretch:
- a CDS encoding cupin domain-containing protein, with translation MPDRPGYAAPGPLGPALRRCVGDPDDFAQTYWGRQPLLRATGGFADLLSLDAVDELLSVRGLRTPFLRVAHEGQLVPAARFTGGGGLGAEVGDQVRDDRVLDLLAAGATLVLQGLHRIWPPLQEFCLDLSAELGCAVQANAYLTPAGNQGFATHYDTHDVFVLQVAGVKHWRVHEPVQPDPLERQPWGGFADEVAATAAGPAHLDHVLSPGELLYLPRGWLHAAAAVDATSLHITLGLRRPTRYTIAQALLELACADPQLRAGLPLGLDLTDPAQLAPHLAATVEALHDMARKADPADVARALRTGQWTAHRPAPVRPVAQAAFAAGLTGEDLVRVRPGLRFTCVDGRLELPGGRTLTFPAGCQAALAAVLAGPAVRVGDLPGLDDTESRLVLVRRLLREAVLVPAG, from the coding sequence GTGCCTGACCGGCCCGGTTACGCGGCGCCGGGCCCGCTGGGCCCGGCGCTGCGCCGTTGTGTGGGCGACCCGGACGACTTCGCCCAGACGTACTGGGGGCGGCAGCCGCTGCTGCGGGCGACGGGCGGCTTCGCCGACCTGCTCAGCCTCGACGCGGTCGACGAGCTGCTCAGCGTCCGCGGCTTGCGCACCCCGTTCCTGCGTGTGGCGCACGAAGGGCAGCTGGTACCCGCCGCGCGGTTCACCGGCGGCGGCGGGCTGGGCGCCGAGGTGGGCGACCAGGTGCGCGACGACCGGGTGCTGGACCTGCTGGCCGCCGGGGCGACGCTGGTGCTGCAGGGCCTGCACCGGATCTGGCCGCCGCTGCAGGAGTTCTGCCTGGACCTGTCCGCCGAGCTGGGATGCGCGGTGCAGGCCAACGCCTACCTGACCCCGGCCGGCAACCAGGGCTTCGCCACCCACTACGACACCCACGACGTGTTCGTGTTGCAGGTCGCGGGCGTCAAGCACTGGCGGGTCCACGAGCCCGTCCAGCCCGACCCGCTCGAACGCCAGCCCTGGGGCGGCTTCGCCGACGAGGTGGCCGCGACGGCGGCCGGCCCGGCTCATCTGGACCATGTGCTGTCGCCCGGCGAGCTGCTGTACCTGCCGCGCGGCTGGCTGCACGCCGCCGCCGCGGTGGACGCGACCAGCCTGCACATCACGCTGGGACTGCGCCGCCCGACCCGCTACACCATCGCGCAGGCGCTGCTCGAGCTGGCGTGCGCGGACCCGCAGCTGCGCGCCGGGCTGCCGCTGGGCCTGGACCTGACCGACCCCGCGCAGCTGGCCCCGCACCTGGCCGCGACGGTGGAGGCGCTGCACGACATGGCGCGCAAGGCCGACCCGGCGGACGTCGCCCGGGCCCTGCGCACGGGGCAGTGGACGGCGCACCGCCCGGCCCCGGTGCGCCCCGTCGCGCAGGCCGCGTTCGCCGCCGGGCTGACCGGCGAGGACCTGGTGCGGGTGCGCCCCGGCCTGCGTTTCACCTGTGTGGACGGACGGCTGGAGCTGCCCGGCGGCCGCACGCTGACGTTCCCGGCCGGCTGCCAGGCCGCGCTCGCGGCGGTGCTCGCCGGTCCGGCCGTACGCGTCGGCGACCTGCCCGGTCTCGACGACACCGAGTCGCGGCTGGTCCTGGTGCGGCGGCTGCTCCGGGAGGCGGTCCTGGTCCCCGCCGGCTGA
- a CDS encoding DUF4383 domain-containing protein — MHLPINHRLRPHWRLLAGLCGAYLLAFGVLGAVATAGLPLFDRDDTYVLGLRANPAFAWLSLLAGGVVLLAAIVGRDLAHWVNLGTGGLFLLVGLAMLALLQTPQNVLNFEVATCVVALLLGTVLLTAGLYGKTGTPRESAAEEVLRHSTRPGDKFTVRPESGA, encoded by the coding sequence ATGCATCTGCCCATCAATCACCGGCTCCGGCCGCACTGGCGCCTGCTGGCCGGGCTGTGCGGCGCGTACCTTCTGGCGTTCGGCGTGCTCGGCGCGGTGGCCACGGCGGGCCTGCCGCTGTTCGACCGCGACGACACGTACGTGCTCGGGCTGCGGGCGAATCCGGCGTTCGCCTGGCTCTCGCTGCTGGCGGGCGGGGTGGTGCTGCTCGCCGCGATCGTCGGGCGCGACCTGGCCCACTGGGTGAACCTCGGCACGGGCGGCCTGTTCCTGCTCGTCGGCCTGGCCATGCTCGCCCTGCTGCAGACGCCGCAGAACGTGCTCAACTTCGAGGTGGCGACCTGTGTCGTGGCCCTGCTGCTCGGCACGGTGCTGCTGACAGCCGGGCTGTACGGCAAGACCGGCACGCCGCGGGAGTCCGCGGCCGAGGAGGTCCTGCGCCACAGCACCCGGCCCGGCGACAAGTTCACCGTCCGTCCCGAGTCCGGCGCGTAG